In one Pseudomonas tensinigenes genomic region, the following are encoded:
- a CDS encoding RHS repeat domain-containing protein, which yields MTRSLDWRTPALSVNDGRGLPTRQVVYLRTVAQDTATPLVNRQQHNASGQLAAQWDPRLPVPCLTTVYRLDGEPLKTDSVDAGWRLILPGLAGEPVQRWDERDSHWRTTFDKQLRVVAVEENGVADVDVFTYADASADPRFNRRGQLLEQHDNSGTLRTDSFALTGQPLAEIRTFDDGQGFTSRRVFSPMGAVLEQTDAGGHRQKSCYGLAGHLRQVQLLIKDQSQWRPVLLDAQYNAADQIIEQQAGNLVLSRWTYDPADGRLHTQSSRKDTGAVLQDLEYFYDPVGNITRIEDHAFQPVYFANQLVDGHRDFSYDSLYRLVCARGYDDGPLSDIPDLPKPTDPNNRLNYTQTYTYDTGGNLEKLVHVRAGANRTVQMRIDSVSNRGVRWKPDDPEPDFDTLFDRHGNLQNLQPGQAMQWNARGELQRVTLIARDGTDDDAEHYRYSQGVRVFKRHETYTDRAVHFHQVRYLPGLEIRTKDNCEELHVISVGGARCLHWAKKPPEDIEDNQLRYSLGDHLGSCTIELDQRARIISQEGYYPFGATAWMAADPVVEVGYRFIRYSGKEMDISGLYCYGARYYAPWLQRWISADPAGEVDGLNLYAFVGNDPIGHVDVNGETRLPFLDEINAGTDRIIASQNTSYAKNAQRLAEKRMARQMNDQMMQHIEILGITQRRASDAAKQLDRMGSGSDIALATTRRTLVFVASKALSYGVGLTVGVGAQALGVAAPGVGNVIGAGMGFAAKIGVSALIDYAAERTGLSASVNLKTSKVSANTIIERAQHKQMQPLEYLNAKLQGLIPRDKKSALKLVKEAGAQLTSAGVKETLNSLPPAAAGAIASGAAALWTLPEIVNETAKAISGKSSEKMLAFEGKILGLAQAIEASNDTVHEYAHALGRTSLNGVDLNDLDEETARITDMLHGLALTVQKHRTAHSAAA from the coding sequence ATGACCCGCTCACTGGATTGGCGCACGCCTGCGCTTTCGGTGAACGATGGCCGCGGTCTGCCTACTCGTCAGGTGGTTTATTTGCGCACTGTGGCGCAGGACACAGCCACGCCATTGGTCAACCGTCAGCAGCACAACGCGAGCGGGCAGTTGGCGGCACAGTGGGATCCACGCCTGCCGGTGCCGTGCCTGACCACGGTGTACCGCCTGGACGGCGAGCCGTTGAAAACGGACAGCGTTGACGCCGGCTGGCGCCTGATCCTGCCGGGCCTGGCCGGCGAACCGGTGCAACGCTGGGACGAGCGCGACAGTCATTGGCGCACGACTTTCGATAAGCAGTTGCGCGTAGTCGCCGTCGAAGAAAACGGCGTGGCCGATGTCGATGTGTTTACCTACGCCGATGCCAGCGCCGATCCCCGGTTCAATCGACGCGGACAATTGCTGGAGCAACACGACAACTCGGGTACCCTGCGCACCGACAGCTTCGCCCTCACCGGTCAGCCGCTGGCCGAAATCCGTACCTTTGACGATGGCCAAGGCTTCACCAGCCGTCGTGTGTTCAGCCCGATGGGCGCCGTGCTGGAGCAGACCGATGCCGGCGGCCATCGTCAGAAATCGTGTTATGGCCTGGCCGGGCACCTTCGGCAGGTACAACTGTTGATCAAGGACCAGAGCCAATGGCGGCCCGTGTTGCTTGATGCGCAGTACAACGCTGCCGACCAGATCATCGAGCAGCAGGCCGGTAATCTTGTCCTCAGTCGCTGGACCTACGACCCGGCCGATGGTCGTCTGCACACTCAGTCCAGTCGCAAAGACACCGGCGCAGTGCTGCAAGACCTCGAATACTTCTACGACCCCGTCGGCAACATTACCCGCATCGAAGACCACGCCTTCCAGCCGGTCTATTTCGCCAACCAGCTGGTCGACGGTCACCGTGATTTCAGCTACGACTCGCTGTACCGACTGGTCTGCGCCAGAGGTTACGACGACGGCCCGCTCTCGGACATTCCCGACCTGCCGAAACCCACCGACCCTAACAACCGCCTCAACTACACCCAGACCTACACGTACGACACCGGCGGCAATCTGGAGAAACTGGTGCATGTACGGGCCGGCGCCAACCGCACCGTGCAGATGCGCATTGATTCAGTCAGCAATCGCGGCGTGCGCTGGAAACCGGATGATCCGGAGCCTGACTTCGACACACTGTTCGACCGCCACGGCAACCTGCAGAACCTGCAACCGGGACAGGCCATGCAATGGAATGCACGGGGTGAGCTGCAACGCGTGACGCTGATTGCCCGAGACGGCACTGATGACGACGCCGAACACTACCGTTACAGCCAGGGCGTGCGGGTGTTCAAACGCCATGAAACGTACACCGACAGAGCTGTGCATTTTCATCAGGTGCGCTACCTGCCGGGCCTGGAGATCCGCACCAAGGACAACTGCGAAGAACTGCACGTCATCTCGGTGGGCGGTGCGCGTTGCCTGCATTGGGCGAAAAAACCACCCGAAGACATCGAAGACAATCAACTGCGCTACAGCCTCGGTGACCATCTGGGTTCATGCACGATAGAACTGGATCAACGTGCCCGGATCATCAGCCAGGAAGGCTACTACCCTTTCGGAGCAACAGCGTGGATGGCGGCCGACCCGGTGGTTGAAGTCGGTTACCGGTTTATCCGTTATTCCGGCAAGGAAATGGATATCAGCGGTTTGTACTGCTACGGCGCGCGCTATTACGCGCCGTGGCTGCAACGCTGGATCAGCGCGGACCCGGCAGGCGAAGTGGATGGGCTGAATCTCTACGCCTTCGTCGGCAACGATCCGATTGGCCATGTCGACGTCAACGGGGAAACCAGGTTGCCGTTTTTGGACGAGATCAATGCCGGAACGGATCGCATCATTGCTTCGCAAAATACGAGCTATGCCAAAAATGCACAACGCCTTGCAGAAAAGCGTATGGCCCGCCAAATGAATGATCAGATGATGCAACACATTGAAATCCTCGGGATCACCCAGCGCCGCGCAAGCGATGCCGCAAAGCAACTCGACAGAATGGGTTCGGGCAGCGACATTGCCTTGGCGACAACACGCAGAACGCTGGTATTTGTCGCAAGCAAAGCACTCAGTTATGGCGTCGGTCTAACGGTCGGTGTCGGTGCTCAGGCACTCGGCGTAGCGGCACCCGGTGTCGGCAACGTGATAGGCGCAGGGATGGGCTTCGCCGCAAAAATCGGGGTCAGCGCGCTCATCGACTATGCGGCCGAAAGAACCGGACTGAGCGCGTCGGTCAATTTGAAAACCTCCAAAGTGTCAGCGAACACTATTATCGAGAGAGCCCAACACAAACAAATGCAGCCACTTGAGTATTTAAACGCCAAACTCCAGGGCTTGATTCCCCGCGACAAAAAATCCGCACTCAAGTTGGTGAAGGAGGCGGGCGCTCAACTAACGTCGGCGGGTGTGAAGGAAACCCTGAATTCACTACCTCCCGCAGCGGCCGGCGCCATCGCTAGCGGAGCCGCGGCGTTATGGACGTTGCCGGAAATTGTCAATGAAACGGCTAAGGCCATCTCTGGAAAATCCAGCGAAAAAATGCTTGCATTCGAAGGGAAAATTCTCGGGCTTGCACAGGCTATCGAGGCGAGTAACGACACGGTCCATGAGTATGCTCACGCACTTGGCAGGACAAGCTTGAACGGCGTTGACCTCAACGATCTGGACGAGGAAACGGCCCGAATCACCGACATGCTCCACGGTCTGGCGTTAACGGTGCAAAAGCACAGAACTGCTCACAGCGCCGCCGCGTAA
- a CDS encoding ATP-binding protein, with protein sequence MLPTSRTVRLSFYTLLIIAGTALAATLAIRHAERQALEEDAARANQQLALYANSLHTLIDRYRALPAVLALDPQLRSALAGPVDADEQAALNLKLEKINGAAQSSTLELLDHTGLAVAASNWRLPSSYVGHNYGFRPYFSQTRTQGTGRFYAVGVTSGIPGYFLSSAVLGDHDEFLGAMVVKLEFPELEREWSQGNDTLLVSDARGIIFIANQPGWRYRALRPLSASDMAEIKATRQYDKQSLLPLTHLSLRSFDDNSDLRRVEGPQGTADYLWESLPLSAEGWTLHLLRHPQVAFEDLRNAGLAAAGVWLALVFLLLFLNQRWRLSKIRQRNREELEQLVEERTRDLRTAQDGLVQSAKLAALGQMSAALAHEINQPLTAQRMQLATLRLLLEHGRVDDAYKALKPVDEMLTRMAALTGHLKTFARKSPSGLRERLDLATVVDQSLQLLDARLRDEQVSLVLHLTRPAWVRGDAIRLEQVLINLLRNALDAMQGKPCKRLEIRLEADEQLWRLNVSDNGGGIAEDHLGQVFDPFFTTKPVGDGLGLGLAVSFAIVHESGGRLSAENGDSGAVFSLTLPIDLEAHI encoded by the coding sequence ATGCTGCCGACTTCCCGTACTGTGCGTCTGTCGTTTTATACCCTGCTGATCATCGCGGGTACCGCGCTCGCCGCGACCCTGGCGATCCGTCACGCCGAACGCCAGGCACTGGAAGAGGACGCCGCCCGCGCCAACCAGCAACTGGCGCTGTATGCCAATTCGTTGCATACCTTGATCGATCGCTACCGAGCCCTCCCCGCCGTGCTCGCGCTGGATCCGCAATTGCGTTCGGCACTGGCCGGCCCCGTCGATGCAGATGAACAAGCGGCGCTGAATCTGAAACTGGAAAAGATCAACGGCGCGGCGCAATCCTCGACCCTTGAACTGCTCGACCACACGGGCCTCGCCGTGGCCGCGAGCAACTGGCGCCTGCCGAGCAGTTACGTCGGTCACAACTACGGCTTCCGCCCCTACTTCAGTCAGACCCGCACCCAAGGCACCGGGCGTTTTTATGCAGTGGGCGTGACCAGCGGGATTCCCGGTTATTTCCTCTCCAGTGCGGTACTCGGCGACCACGACGAGTTCCTTGGTGCGATGGTGGTCAAGCTGGAATTCCCCGAACTGGAACGCGAGTGGAGTCAGGGCAATGACACCCTGCTGGTCAGCGATGCGCGCGGGATCATTTTCATCGCCAACCAACCCGGCTGGCGTTATCGCGCGTTGCGGCCGTTGAGCGCCAGCGACATGGCCGAGATCAAAGCCACGCGGCAGTACGACAAACAGTCGCTGCTGCCCTTGACCCACTTGTCGCTGCGCAGCTTCGATGACAACAGCGATCTGCGCCGCGTCGAAGGCCCGCAAGGCACAGCGGATTATCTGTGGGAATCGCTGCCCCTGAGCGCCGAAGGCTGGACCCTGCACCTGCTGCGTCATCCGCAAGTGGCCTTCGAAGACCTGCGCAACGCCGGGCTGGCCGCCGCCGGGGTGTGGCTGGCGCTAGTGTTCCTGCTGCTGTTTCTCAACCAGCGCTGGCGCCTGTCGAAAATCCGTCAGCGCAACCGTGAAGAACTTGAACAGTTGGTGGAAGAACGCACCCGCGACTTGCGCACTGCGCAGGACGGTCTGGTGCAATCAGCCAAACTCGCCGCGCTCGGGCAGATGTCCGCTGCGCTGGCCCATGAAATCAATCAGCCGCTGACCGCTCAGCGCATGCAACTGGCGACCTTGCGTCTGCTGCTCGAGCATGGCCGCGTCGACGATGCCTATAAAGCGTTGAAACCGGTCGACGAAATGCTCACGCGCATGGCTGCCCTCACCGGCCACCTCAAGACTTTCGCGCGCAAAAGCCCCAGCGGCTTGCGCGAGCGGCTGGATCTGGCGACGGTGGTTGATCAATCCCTGCAGTTACTCGATGCACGGCTGCGCGACGAACAGGTCAGCCTGGTGCTGCACCTGACCCGTCCGGCGTGGGTGCGCGGTGATGCGATTCGCCTGGAGCAGGTGCTGATCAACCTGCTGCGCAACGCCCTCGATGCGATGCAGGGCAAACCCTGCAAACGTCTGGAAATCCGTCTGGAAGCCGATGAACAATTGTGGCGTCTGAACGTCAGCGACAATGGCGGCGGGATTGCCGAAGACCATTTGGGCCAGGTCTTTGATCCGTTCTTCACCACCAAACCGGTGGGCGACGGTCTGGGCCTGGGGTTGGCGGTATCCTTCGCTATCGTGCATGAATCCGGCGGTCGTCTGAGCGCCGAAAATGGCGACAGCGGCGCGGTGTTCAGCCTGACTTTGCCGATCGATCTGGAGGCACATATCTGA
- a CDS encoding sigma-54-dependent transcriptional regulator: MLNSVMVVDDESSIRSAVEQWLSLSGFEVQLFSRAEECLAALPAHFAGVILSDVRMPGMGGLALLAEVQKRDADLPVILLTGHGDVPMAVEAMRDGAYDFLEKPFSPETLLGSLRRALDKRRLILENRALHEQADNRAKLDATLLGVSRGLQTLRRQVLDLATLPVNVLIRGETGSGKELVARCLHDFGPRAAKPFVALNCAAIPEQLFEAELFGHESGAFTGASGKRIGKLEYADGGTLFLDEIESMPLAQQVKLLRVLQEQKLERLGSNQSIRVDLRIVAATKPDLLDEARAGRFREDLAYRLNVAELRLPPLRDRREDIPLLFETFAQNAAERLGRTFPPLSGAQLSHLLSHDWPGNVRELANVAERQVLGLDEPAPGIDPGQSLAAQQEAFEAQCLRAALTRHKGDVKAVLEELQLPRRTFNEKLQRHGLSREMFLAE; encoded by the coding sequence ATGCTCAATTCGGTAATGGTGGTCGATGACGAAAGCAGCATTCGCAGCGCCGTCGAGCAGTGGCTGAGCCTGTCGGGGTTCGAGGTGCAGTTGTTCAGCCGCGCCGAAGAATGCCTCGCCGCCCTGCCCGCGCACTTTGCCGGGGTGATCCTCAGCGACGTGCGCATGCCCGGCATGGGCGGCCTGGCATTGTTGGCCGAAGTGCAGAAACGCGATGCCGATCTGCCGGTGATTCTGCTCACCGGCCATGGCGACGTACCGATGGCCGTCGAGGCAATGCGCGACGGTGCCTACGACTTTCTGGAAAAACCGTTCAGCCCGGAAACCCTGCTCGGCAGCTTGCGCCGGGCGCTGGACAAACGCCGGCTGATTCTGGAAAACCGTGCGTTGCACGAGCAGGCCGACAACCGCGCAAAACTCGATGCGACGTTGCTCGGCGTGTCCCGTGGTTTGCAGACGTTGCGCCGGCAGGTGCTGGATCTGGCGACGCTGCCGGTCAACGTGTTGATCCGTGGTGAAACCGGCAGCGGCAAGGAATTGGTTGCGCGATGCCTGCATGATTTCGGTCCGCGCGCGGCCAAGCCATTTGTAGCACTGAACTGCGCGGCGATCCCTGAGCAGTTGTTCGAGGCCGAGTTGTTCGGCCACGAGAGCGGTGCATTTACCGGCGCTTCGGGCAAGCGCATCGGCAAGCTGGAATACGCCGACGGTGGCACGCTGTTTCTCGATGAAATCGAAAGCATGCCGCTGGCCCAACAGGTGAAACTGCTGCGGGTGTTGCAGGAGCAGAAGCTTGAACGGCTGGGTTCGAACCAGAGCATTCGTGTCGATCTGCGGATTGTCGCGGCGACCAAACCGGATCTGCTCGACGAGGCTCGGGCCGGACGTTTTCGCGAGGATCTGGCCTATCGCCTCAACGTCGCCGAGCTGCGCTTGCCGCCGTTGCGCGATCGTCGCGAAGACATTCCGCTGCTGTTCGAAACCTTCGCCCAGAATGCCGCTGAACGCCTGGGGCGCACCTTTCCGCCCTTGAGTGGCGCGCAATTGAGTCATCTGCTCAGCCACGACTGGCCGGGCAACGTGCGCGAACTGGCGAACGTTGCCGAACGTCAAGTGCTGGGGCTGGATGAGCCGGCACCGGGGATTGATCCGGGGCAATCGCTGGCGGCGCAGCAGGAGGCGTTTGAGGCGCAGTGTTTGCGCGCGGCGCTGACCCGGCACAAGGGCGATGTGAAAGCGGTGCTGGAAGAGTTGCAACTACCGCGCCGTACGTTCAATGAAAAGCTGCAGCGGCATGGGTTGAGTCGGGAGATGTTTCTGGCTGAGTGA
- a CDS encoding MFS transporter, with protein MDNSNALPLGSAAVPAKERTTASRIKSIFSGSVGNMVEWYDWYVYAAFSLYFAKTFFPAGSTTAQLMNTAAIFAVGFLMRPIGGWLMGMYADKVGRKKALMASVYLMCFGSLLIALSPNYETIGIGAPILLVFARLLQGLSVGGEYGTSATYLSEMATKERRGFFSSFQYVTLISGQLIALGVLIVLQNVLTTEQLYAWGWRIPFAIGALCAVVALYLRRGMEETESFTKKEKSKESAMRTLMRHPKELLTVVGLTMGGTLAFYTYTTYMQKYLVNTVGMSISDSTTISAATLFLFMCLQPIIGGLSDKIGRRPILIAFGVLGTIFTVPILMTLHTIQTWWGAFFLIMAALIIVSGYTSINAVVKAELFPTEIRALGVGLPYALTVSIFGGTAEYIALWFKSIGMETGYYWYVTACIAVSLLVYITMKDTQKHSRIVTD; from the coding sequence ATGGATAACTCCAACGCCCTGCCACTTGGGTCGGCTGCCGTGCCCGCCAAAGAAAGAACCACCGCCAGCCGGATCAAATCGATCTTCAGCGGTTCCGTCGGCAACATGGTCGAGTGGTACGACTGGTATGTGTATGCCGCCTTCTCCCTGTACTTCGCGAAAACCTTCTTCCCTGCCGGTTCCACCACCGCCCAACTGATGAACACCGCTGCGATTTTCGCCGTCGGCTTTCTGATGCGTCCGATCGGTGGCTGGCTGATGGGCATGTACGCCGACAAGGTCGGCCGTAAAAAAGCCCTGATGGCCTCGGTCTACCTGATGTGCTTCGGCTCGCTGCTGATCGCCCTCAGCCCAAACTACGAAACCATCGGCATCGGCGCACCGATCCTGCTGGTGTTCGCCCGACTGCTGCAAGGCCTGTCGGTCGGTGGCGAATACGGCACCTCGGCGACCTATCTCTCGGAGATGGCGACCAAGGAACGTCGCGGCTTCTTCTCCAGCTTCCAGTACGTGACCCTGATCTCCGGCCAGCTCATCGCCCTCGGCGTGCTGATCGTGCTGCAGAACGTGCTGACCACTGAACAGCTGTACGCGTGGGGCTGGCGTATCCCGTTCGCCATCGGCGCGCTGTGTGCGGTCGTGGCGCTGTACCTGCGTCGCGGCATGGAAGAAACCGAGTCGTTCACCAAGAAAGAAAAGTCCAAGGAAAGCGCGATGCGCACCTTGATGCGCCACCCCAAAGAGCTGTTGACTGTGGTCGGCCTGACCATGGGCGGCACCCTGGCGTTCTACACCTACACCACCTACATGCAGAAGTATCTGGTGAACACCGTCGGCATGAGCATCTCCGACTCGACCACCATTTCTGCCGCCACGCTGTTCCTGTTCATGTGCCTGCAACCGATCATCGGCGGCCTGTCGGACAAGATCGGTCGTCGTCCGATCCTGATCGCCTTCGGTGTACTCGGTACGATCTTCACCGTGCCGATCCTGATGACCCTGCACACCATCCAGACCTGGTGGGGCGCGTTCTTCCTGATCATGGCGGCGCTGATCATCGTCAGCGGCTACACCTCGATCAACGCCGTGGTGAAAGCCGAGCTGTTCCCGACTGAAATCCGCGCCCTGGGCGTTGGCCTGCCGTACGCACTGACCGTGTCGATCTTCGGCGGCACCGCTGAATACATCGCACTTTGGTTCAAGAGCATCGGCATGGAAACCGGTTACTACTGGTATGTAACGGCGTGCATCGCGGTGTCGTTGCTGGTGTACATCACCATGAAAGACACCCAGAAGCACTCGCGCATCGTTACTGACTGA
- a CDS encoding flavin reductase family protein has product MPDDIHFYEPANGHGLPHDPFNAIVGPRPIGWISSQDANGQLNLAPYSFFNAFNYIPPIIGFSSVGRKDSLNNIEQTGEFVWNLATRPLAEQMNQSCAMVAPEVNEFELAGLTTVASKVISVPRVAESPVSFECKVTQIIQLQRADGETVPSWLILGEVVAVHIAKWLLKDGIYDTAAAEPILRGGGPADYFQLGPEALFKMWRPGATK; this is encoded by the coding sequence ATGCCCGATGACATCCATTTCTACGAACCCGCCAACGGCCACGGCCTGCCCCACGATCCGTTCAACGCCATCGTCGGCCCACGCCCGATCGGCTGGATTTCCTCACAGGATGCCAACGGCCAGTTGAACCTGGCGCCGTACAGTTTCTTCAACGCCTTCAACTACATCCCGCCGATCATTGGTTTTTCCAGCGTCGGGCGCAAAGACAGCCTGAACAACATCGAGCAGACCGGCGAATTCGTCTGGAACCTCGCCACCCGACCACTGGCCGAGCAGATGAATCAGAGCTGCGCGATGGTCGCGCCTGAGGTCAATGAATTCGAATTGGCGGGATTGACGACGGTCGCGTCAAAGGTGATTTCGGTGCCACGGGTCGCCGAAAGTCCGGTGTCCTTCGAGTGCAAGGTCACGCAGATCATTCAGTTGCAGCGCGCCGATGGCGAAACCGTGCCGAGCTGGCTGATCCTCGGCGAAGTGGTCGCCGTGCACATCGCCAAATGGCTGTTGAAGGACGGCATCTACGACACCGCCGCGGCAGAACCGATTCTGCGCGGCGGCGGGCCGGCGGATTACTTCCAGCTGGGGCCTGAGGCCCTGTTCAAGATGTGGCGTCCGGGCGCCACCAAGTAA
- a CDS encoding putative quinol monooxygenase, protein MSKQIPVSHMAFVRARAGRSAELGVRLSALIEPSRAAPGCLSFALQHSQCDPELWLVSGFWSSQQMMTNYFNSPSMEIFAELVQELVVNSLDFHTFKDVSAAQALGQCPAPVHKLVG, encoded by the coding sequence ATGTCCAAGCAGATTCCCGTCAGTCATATGGCCTTCGTTCGAGCGCGCGCCGGGCGTTCGGCGGAACTCGGCGTACGCCTGAGCGCATTGATCGAGCCGTCCCGCGCCGCCCCCGGTTGCCTGAGCTTTGCCTTGCAGCATTCGCAGTGTGATCCCGAGTTGTGGCTGGTCTCCGGGTTCTGGAGCAGCCAGCAAATGATGACTAACTATTTCAACAGTCCGTCGATGGAAATCTTCGCCGAGCTGGTGCAGGAACTGGTGGTCAACAGCCTCGACTTCCACACTTTCAAGGACGTGTCGGCGGCGCAAGCCCTCGGTCAATGCCCGGCGCCGGTACACAAACTCGTCGGTTGA
- a CDS encoding AraC family transcriptional regulator, translated as MTSFDRFQAEPSADMEKQRAELAAIIRRNTTDDGSYETAIGSLFMSRHTQSHDFAPVLAQPALCIMAQGRKEVRLADEYFNYDPLNYLVVSVSMPLSGRVVNVSPEEPILAVRLDIDPTEITALIADAGPMGVPTRPTGRGLYVEKIDSSMLDAVLRLARLLDAPKDIAMLAPLIRREILYRLLRSPQGHRLYEIAIANSQSHRISQAIKWLNGNFEQPLRIDDLAKEVNLSVSTLHHRFKAMTAMSPLQYQKQLRLQEARRLMLAEGLEASAAGYRVGYESPSQFSREYSRLFGAPPLRDLARLRLSV; from the coding sequence ATGACGTCATTCGATCGTTTTCAAGCCGAACCCAGCGCTGACATGGAAAAACAGCGCGCAGAACTGGCGGCGATCATCCGCCGCAACACCACCGACGATGGCAGCTACGAGACCGCCATCGGCTCGCTGTTCATGTCGCGCCACACCCAGTCCCATGACTTCGCGCCGGTGCTCGCGCAACCGGCGCTGTGCATCATGGCGCAGGGACGCAAAGAGGTGCGGCTGGCTGACGAGTACTTCAATTACGACCCGCTGAATTATCTGGTGGTGTCGGTTTCGATGCCGCTGAGCGGGCGCGTGGTCAATGTCTCGCCGGAAGAACCGATCCTCGCCGTGCGCCTGGACATCGATCCGACAGAAATCACCGCACTGATTGCCGATGCCGGCCCGATGGGCGTGCCGACCCGGCCGACCGGGCGCGGTTTGTATGTCGAGAAGATCGACAGTTCGATGCTTGATGCCGTGCTGCGTCTGGCGCGTTTGCTCGATGCGCCGAAAGACATCGCCATGCTTGCGCCACTGATTCGCCGGGAGATTCTCTATCGCCTGCTGCGCAGTCCACAGGGGCATCGCTTGTATGAAATCGCGATTGCCAACAGTCAGAGCCATCGCATCAGTCAGGCGATCAAATGGCTCAACGGCAACTTCGAGCAGCCGCTGCGCATTGATGATCTGGCCAAAGAAGTGAATTTGAGTGTGTCGACGTTGCATCACCGGTTTAAGGCGATGACGGCGATGAGTCCGTTGCAGTATCAGAAGCAGTTGCGCTTGCAAGAGGCGCGGCGGTTGATGCTGGCGGAGGGGCTGGAGGCTTCGGCGGCGGGGTATCGGGTGGGGTATGAAAGTCCGTCGCAATTCAGCCGTGAGTACAGCCGGCTGTTTGGTGCGCCGCCGTTAAGGGATTTGGCGCGGTTGCGACTTTCGGTGTGA
- a CDS encoding aldehyde dehydrogenase family protein, producing the protein MSFPTTLDGLYINGQWSAGREHLRVINPSTEALLTTVNGGDEHAVDQAVAAASEAFKSWSLTSGAERGAILRNIANGVRNGREHLMKLQSSNNGKPQFEAAIDVDDVIATFEYYAELAEGLDAKQDSNVPLPSDDFSARLRREPCGVVGLIVPWNFPMVTTAWKLAPALAAGCCVVLKPSEVTPLPELELAAIIAESGLPNGVFNLVCGTGLAVGAPLAADPRIGKISFTGSNAVGVQVMQRAAETVKGVSLELGGKSSLLVLADADLDLAVELACGGAFFNAGQMCSATSRVLVADELEEEFLRRLHKRAQAIRVADPFDAEVEMGALVNQAQYQRVLGHIDRGLSAGARLLCGGNRPADLPRGYFLQPTVFTDVPLDSALWCEEIFGPVLCVRSFTTEAQAIALANDTPFGLVASVVTSDAAAADRVANALQAGMVWINAPQVIFPQAAWGGYKQSSIGRELGPWGLAAFQEIKHVIRAV; encoded by the coding sequence ATCAGTTTCCCGACCACACTCGACGGTCTCTACATCAACGGCCAATGGTCGGCCGGCCGCGAACATCTGCGAGTGATCAACCCGTCCACCGAAGCGCTGCTGACCACGGTCAATGGCGGAGACGAGCACGCCGTCGACCAAGCCGTCGCTGCTGCCAGCGAAGCCTTCAAGAGCTGGTCGCTAACCAGTGGTGCCGAGCGCGGCGCAATCCTGCGCAACATCGCCAATGGTGTGCGCAACGGTCGCGAGCACTTGATGAAACTGCAGTCGAGCAACAACGGCAAACCGCAGTTCGAAGCGGCTATCGACGTCGATGACGTCATCGCAACCTTCGAGTATTACGCCGAACTCGCCGAAGGCCTCGACGCGAAACAGGACAGCAACGTGCCGCTGCCCAGCGATGATTTCAGTGCACGCCTGCGCCGCGAACCGTGCGGTGTGGTCGGGCTGATCGTGCCGTGGAATTTCCCCATGGTCACCACGGCATGGAAGCTTGCACCGGCGTTGGCGGCGGGTTGCTGCGTGGTGCTGAAACCGTCGGAAGTGACACCGCTGCCGGAGCTGGAGCTGGCGGCGATCATTGCTGAATCGGGTCTGCCGAACGGCGTGTTCAACCTCGTCTGCGGCACTGGGCTGGCGGTCGGTGCACCATTGGCGGCGGATCCGCGTATCGGCAAAATTTCCTTCACCGGCAGCAATGCGGTCGGCGTGCAAGTGATGCAGCGTGCGGCGGAAACGGTGAAGGGCGTCAGCCTGGAGTTGGGCGGCAAATCTTCGCTGCTGGTGTTGGCGGATGCAGATCTCGATCTGGCGGTTGAGCTGGCCTGTGGCGGCGCATTTTTCAACGCCGGGCAGATGTGTTCGGCGACCAGTCGTGTGCTGGTGGCTGATGAGCTGGAAGAGGAATTCCTCCGCCGTTTGCACAAGCGTGCGCAAGCGATTCGGGTTGCCGATCCGTTCGATGCGGAGGTGGAAATGGGTGCGCTGGTCAATCAGGCGCAGTACCAGCGAGTGCTTGGGCACATCGACCGTGGGCTCAGCGCGGGGGCGCGTTTGCTTTGCGGCGGCAATCGCCCGGCGGATCTGCCGCGCGGCTATTTCTTGCAGCCGACCGTGTTCACCGACGTGCCGCTGGACAGCGCGCTCTGGTGTGAAGAGATTTTCGGACCGGTGCTGTGTGTGCGCAGTTTCACCACTGAAGCGCAGGCGATTGCCTTGGCCAATGACACGCCGTTTGGTTTGGTAGCCAGTGTGGTGACGAGCGATGCTGCTGCGGCGGATCGCGTGGCCAATGCCTTGCAGGCGGGGATGGTGTGGATCAATGCGCCGCAAGTGATTTTCCCGCAGGCGGCGTGGGGCGGGTACAAGCAGAGCAGTATTGGCCGCGAGCTGGGGCCTTGGGGGTTGGCGGCGTTTCAGGAGATCAAGCATGTGATCCGGGCGGTGTAA